In Camelina sativa cultivar DH55 chromosome 13, Cs, whole genome shotgun sequence, the genomic window ATAATTATTGAAATTACAACAAGCCAACAAGTGAAAATGtagaaggaagaacaaaaatttaaacatgatatatatatatagattacataATTGGAAATGTGAGGAGTGGAATTGTTGAATTTTTTAGGGTTGATGGTGACTAGAAAAGGAAGATGAAGCCGGAGGGATTCCAGGGATGAGAGGGATCGGAGGGAGTGGAACAGGTAAAGAAGGTGGTGATGGCATAGGTAGTGAAGGCGGAGTTACGCCTGGGACTGGTGGAAGAGTCGGAAGAGGTGGAAGAGTCGGAATTGTTGGTATCGGTGGCAGAGTTGGAGCTGCTGGAGGAGAAGGAAGTAGCGGAATTGGAGGGAGAGTTGGAGGAGAAGGGATTAACGGGTTTGGAGGTAGAGTTGGGGTTGGGATAGAAGGTATCAGAGGGTTTGGAGGGATGACGGATGGAGGGTTTAGCGGGTTCGGAGGAAGAAATTGGAAATTGGGTTTTAGCACTTCTTCGGTTTTCTTGTTTTCCAAGGAAACAGATTTCTTGTTACGCAAGGAAGCTGGTTTCCGTGGACCTGGTCCTCctggagaaggaagaagaggaggaagtgTAGGAAGAGGCAAGTCTGGAAGCGGAGGAACGATAGGGAGGTTTGGGATAGGGGAAGGAGTAGGCGGATCTTGGATCGGTG contains:
- the LOC104735600 gene encoding vegetative cell wall protein gp1-like, coding for MERTTTLWVWFSLMVFLGISINGGLSQGQQHVVKKTRSSAVVVGTVYCDTCFNGAFSKSPNHLIPGALVAVECIDENSKPSFRQEVKTDARGEFKVKLPFSVSKHVKKIKRCSVKLLSSSQPYCSIASSATSSSLRRIKSNHHGEDTRVFSAGFFTFKPETQPEICSQKPVNSKPLLPDPSFPPPIQDPPTPSPIPNLPIVPPLPDLPLPTLPPLLPSPGGPGPRKPASLRNKKSVSLENKKTEEVLKPNFQFLPPNPLNPPSVIPPNPLIPSIPTPTLPPNPLIPSPPTLPPIPLLPSPPAAPTLPPIPTIPTLPPLPTLPPVPGVTPPSLPMPSPPSLPVPLPPIPLIPGIPPASSSFSSHHQP